The following proteins are co-located in the Longimicrobium sp. genome:
- a CDS encoding Abi family protein has translation MARSYLKPALSPSDLLAHLQNRGLHVPDPVQALHALEYVGYYRLLIYMRPLQTPGPPKTFVAGARFDDVLSLYEFDRELRLLCLDGIERIEVALRAAIVNQVAVQHGPHFFLEPQNFEKLEYFVEFFQAAAKARYLGVQHYRERYDDPPLAPVWTIMEALTYGQLSHLFSRLALGHRKQIAIRFGFDESILVSWFRSLNMLRNMCAHHNRLWNFQMLVDQPKAAKRMRNEFPSTDRFYARAVVLATLLDATGHGAGWRRRLVELVDRYPTVPTASMGFPADWRARSFWAQAC, from the coding sequence ATGGCGCGATCCTACCTGAAGCCCGCCCTCTCACCGTCGGACCTGCTAGCCCATCTTCAGAACCGCGGGCTGCACGTCCCGGATCCCGTCCAGGCACTGCACGCGCTGGAGTACGTGGGGTACTACCGGCTCCTTATATACATGCGCCCGCTGCAGACGCCCGGGCCACCAAAGACGTTCGTCGCGGGAGCCCGGTTCGACGATGTGCTCTCGTTGTACGAGTTCGACCGGGAGCTGCGGCTGTTGTGCCTGGACGGGATTGAGCGGATCGAGGTAGCGCTTCGGGCAGCCATCGTAAACCAGGTCGCCGTCCAGCACGGTCCGCACTTTTTTCTGGAGCCTCAGAACTTCGAAAAGCTCGAGTACTTCGTGGAGTTCTTCCAGGCTGCGGCAAAGGCTCGGTATCTAGGCGTTCAGCACTACCGGGAGCGGTACGACGATCCTCCGCTCGCTCCTGTATGGACGATCATGGAGGCACTCACGTACGGGCAGCTTTCACACCTCTTTTCGCGACTGGCGCTCGGTCATCGAAAGCAGATCGCGATTCGGTTCGGCTTCGACGAGTCGATCCTCGTTTCATGGTTCCGATCGCTGAACATGCTGCGCAACATGTGCGCGCACCACAACCGCCTGTGGAACTTTCAGATGCTGGTCGACCAGCCCAAGGCGGCCAAGCGGATGAGAAACGAGTTTCCCTCGACGGACCGGTTCTACGCGCGAGCCGTGGTGCTCGCAACGCTTCTCGATGCCACGGGTCACGGGGCCGGCTGGCGCAGGCGGCTCGTGGAATTGGTCGATCGCTACCCGACCGTGCCAACGGCGAGCATGGGGTTTCCAGCCGATTGGAGAGCGCGTTCGTTCTGGGCGCAAGCCTGCTAA
- a CDS encoding ExbD/TolR family protein, with translation MGWDIVARIREPHTGIDATPFIGLVMVMLVTAMAVPVTTACYFDRLATSVTADELPENRVTIGIERSGMIWMAGPGGGIGIAPRDLSARLGIALAGVRGTERRIVNIRADQDAPYARVLDAVAAARANEVRTLGLITDPPPAARPADL, from the coding sequence ATGGGCTGGGACATCGTCGCCCGCATCCGCGAGCCGCACACCGGCATCGACGCCACGCCCTTCATCGGCCTGGTGATGGTGATGCTCGTCACGGCCATGGCGGTGCCCGTCACCACAGCCTGCTACTTCGACCGCCTTGCGACCAGCGTAACGGCCGACGAGCTGCCCGAGAACCGGGTGACGATCGGCATCGAGCGCAGCGGGATGATCTGGATGGCGGGGCCGGGAGGCGGCATCGGCATCGCGCCGCGAGACTTGTCGGCCCGTCTGGGCATTGCGCTGGCGGGAGTTCGCGGTACGGAGAGGCGTATCGTGAACATCCGGGCGGACCAGGATGCGCCGTATGCCCGAGTGCTCGATGCGGTCGCCGCCGCGCGGGCCAACGAGGTCCGTACGTTGGGCCTGATCACCGATCCGCCTCCGGCAGCCCGGCCGGCGGATCTCTGA
- the ppk1 gene encoding polyphosphate kinase 1 encodes MRAEETPAAPAATPEPTPPGGRPALRAVGPGEHDEAAPGAPSRAVKPQPVPPGAELEHPSLYFNRELGLLDFNWRVLHQARDERTPLLERVRFLAITSGNLDEFFQKRVGGLKRQLIAGVQTLSLDGRTPGEQLALVAEAAAEMYAALATAWDHELRPRLRAEADVAVSDWAELDAEQRAGLTRYFRDNIYPVLTPLAVDPGHPFPFISNLSLSLAVLMRHAARNTMHFARLKVPTTQGRWVPVPNSPHKHHFVPVEQVVQANVGALFPGMEVVAASAFRVTRNADVDRDDDEAEDLLALISEELRERRFAPVVRLEVERGMPDEVRELLIRELELEPSDVYEAADMLDHAECMPLAELDLPQFRYEPWEPVVPEPLQHEGETEDEANVFSILRRGDVLVHHPYESFNASVQRLVEEAADDPHVLAIKMTLYRTGVKSPVVQALLRAAERGKQVAVLVEVTARFDEANNIVGAQMMEDVGVHVTYGLVGLKTHSKVTLVVRLEEGRPRTYCHVGTGNYHAKTTRAYTDFGLLTANSEIGRDLVNFFHFLTGYAPDQQYDRLVVAPRDMRRVFEERIDREIRVQESGGTGRIIAKLNALDDFGMIRALYRASQAGVSIDLIVRGHSRLRPGLPGYSDNIRVVSILGRFLEHDRIYYFENGGDPELFLGSADWRGRNLNERVETMVPVLDPALRERMVEVLQLALRDNRLAWDLDSEGQYVQRRPAPGEDEINYQELLMRDAVARSRAAGGRPWELSV; translated from the coding sequence ATGCGCGCCGAAGAAACGCCCGCGGCCCCCGCCGCCACCCCCGAACCAACGCCTCCAGGCGGGCGGCCCGCCCTGCGCGCCGTCGGCCCCGGCGAGCACGACGAGGCCGCGCCCGGGGCACCCTCGCGCGCCGTGAAGCCGCAGCCCGTTCCCCCGGGTGCGGAGCTGGAGCACCCCTCGCTCTACTTCAACCGCGAGCTGGGGCTGCTGGACTTCAACTGGCGGGTGCTGCACCAGGCGCGCGACGAACGCACGCCCCTGCTGGAGCGCGTGCGGTTCCTGGCCATCACCAGCGGCAACCTCGACGAGTTCTTCCAGAAGCGGGTGGGCGGGCTCAAGCGGCAGCTGATCGCCGGCGTGCAGACGCTCTCGCTGGACGGCCGCACCCCCGGCGAGCAGCTGGCCCTGGTGGCCGAGGCGGCGGCCGAGATGTACGCGGCCCTCGCCACGGCCTGGGACCACGAGCTGCGCCCGCGGCTGCGCGCCGAGGCCGACGTGGCCGTCTCCGACTGGGCCGAGCTGGACGCCGAGCAGCGCGCCGGGCTGACGCGGTACTTCCGCGACAACATCTACCCGGTGCTCACCCCGCTGGCGGTGGATCCGGGGCACCCCTTTCCTTTCATCTCCAATCTCAGCCTTTCCCTGGCGGTGCTGATGCGCCACGCGGCGCGCAACACCATGCACTTCGCCCGTCTGAAGGTGCCTACGACGCAGGGTCGCTGGGTGCCCGTGCCCAACTCCCCGCACAAGCACCACTTCGTCCCGGTCGAGCAGGTGGTGCAGGCCAACGTGGGCGCGCTGTTTCCAGGGATGGAGGTGGTAGCGGCCAGCGCCTTTCGCGTCACGCGCAACGCCGACGTCGACCGCGACGACGACGAGGCCGAAGACCTGCTGGCGCTGATTTCCGAGGAGCTGCGCGAGCGGCGGTTTGCGCCCGTGGTGCGGCTGGAGGTGGAGCGGGGAATGCCCGACGAGGTGCGCGAGCTGCTGATCCGCGAGCTGGAGCTGGAGCCGTCGGACGTGTACGAGGCCGCCGACATGCTCGACCACGCCGAGTGCATGCCGCTGGCGGAGCTGGACCTGCCGCAGTTCCGTTACGAGCCGTGGGAGCCGGTGGTCCCCGAGCCGCTGCAGCACGAGGGCGAGACGGAGGACGAGGCCAACGTCTTTTCCATCCTGCGCCGCGGCGACGTGCTGGTGCACCACCCGTACGAGTCGTTCAACGCCAGCGTGCAGCGGCTGGTGGAAGAGGCGGCCGACGACCCGCACGTGCTGGCCATCAAGATGACGCTGTACCGCACCGGGGTGAAGTCACCCGTGGTGCAGGCGCTGCTGCGCGCGGCCGAGCGGGGAAAGCAGGTGGCGGTGCTGGTGGAGGTGACGGCGCGCTTCGACGAGGCCAACAACATCGTCGGCGCGCAGATGATGGAAGACGTGGGCGTGCACGTTACCTACGGGCTGGTCGGGCTGAAGACGCACTCCAAGGTGACGCTGGTGGTGCGGCTGGAAGAGGGGCGGCCGCGCACGTACTGCCACGTGGGAACGGGCAACTACCACGCGAAGACCACCCGCGCCTACACCGACTTCGGGCTGCTGACGGCGAACTCGGAAATCGGCCGCGACCTGGTGAACTTCTTTCACTTCCTCACCGGCTACGCCCCCGACCAGCAGTACGACCGCCTGGTGGTGGCCCCGCGCGACATGCGGCGGGTGTTCGAGGAGCGCATCGACCGCGAGATCCGGGTGCAGGAGTCGGGCGGCACCGGGCGCATCATCGCCAAGCTCAACGCGCTGGACGACTTCGGGATGATCCGGGCGCTGTATCGTGCCTCGCAGGCGGGGGTGAGCATTGACCTGATCGTCCGCGGCCACTCGCGGCTGCGTCCTGGGCTGCCGGGCTACAGCGACAACATCCGGGTGGTGAGCATCCTGGGCCGCTTCCTGGAGCACGACCGCATCTACTATTTCGAGAACGGCGGCGACCCCGAGCTGTTCCTGGGGAGCGCCGACTGGCGGGGGCGCAACCTGAACGAGCGGGTGGAGACGATGGTCCCCGTGCTGGACCCGGCGCTCCGCGAGCGGATGGTCGAGGTGCTGCAACTGGCGCTGCGCGACAATCGGCTGGCGTGGGACCTGGATTCCGAAGGCCAGTACGTGCAGCGCCGCCCCGCGCCGGGCGAGGACGAGATCAACTACCAGGAGCTGCTAATGCGCGACGCGGTGGCCCGCAGCCGCGCCGCGGGCGGGCGGCCGTGGGAGCTTTCGGTGTGA
- a CDS encoding biopolymer transporter ExbD: MAMIAGGTRGGFTASINMTPMIDVLLVLLIIFMVVQASLQRGLSVHVPASKTDGPVGPPQVDNLVLEVEPGGRYALNRRPLNGARLTEELQAVFANRPRKLLYVKASEQLSYGEVIHAFDASRAAGVDIIGLMPRN, from the coding sequence ATGGCGATGATTGCGGGAGGAACGCGCGGCGGGTTCACGGCTTCGATCAACATGACGCCGATGATCGACGTGCTGCTGGTGCTGCTGATCATCTTCATGGTGGTGCAGGCCAGCCTTCAGCGGGGGCTCTCGGTTCACGTGCCCGCGTCCAAGACGGACGGGCCGGTGGGGCCGCCGCAGGTCGACAATCTGGTGCTTGAGGTGGAGCCGGGCGGACGATACGCGCTGAATCGGCGGCCGCTGAACGGGGCGCGGCTGACGGAGGAGCTGCAGGCGGTGTTCGCGAACCGTCCGCGCAAGCTGCTGTACGTGAAGGCTTCCGAGCAGCTCTCGTATGGCGAGGTGATCCACGCCTTCGATGCCAGCCGCGCCGCGGGCGTGGACATCATCGGCCTGATGCCGCGGAACTGA
- a CDS encoding type II CAAX endopeptidase family protein yields MHNIHGKRPARASSLSVRIGAGLAAAGWGLLIWMFWQTLLVGFTFQIDPRLAMAWTALVTLIFLRVYAWGPRARRMRARLRVRSPGRTWKWLLATVPAMMVLPHALWVALLSFGLAREAPLPDMITKFAERPYGELAFWILALAALPLVEEFAFRGWIQRPLERVMGADAAIPASALLFSLMHMQADAFPVRLAGGLVLGYAVFASRSLWAGLVLHAAWNAGVLAITLLEWPPDPTGKGWAWGGPAAAITLVAMVWCAWCVKKMQDDAGRPPLGQPAASGSPVASS; encoded by the coding sequence ATGCACAACATTCACGGAAAACGCCCCGCGCGGGCGTCCTCGCTCTCCGTCCGCATCGGCGCCGGGCTGGCCGCCGCCGGGTGGGGGCTGCTGATCTGGATGTTCTGGCAGACGCTGCTGGTGGGCTTCACCTTTCAGATCGACCCGCGCCTGGCCATGGCGTGGACGGCCCTGGTGACGCTGATCTTCCTTCGCGTCTACGCGTGGGGCCCACGCGCGCGACGGATGCGCGCGCGGCTGCGGGTCCGCAGTCCGGGGCGCACCTGGAAGTGGCTGCTGGCCACGGTGCCGGCGATGATGGTGCTTCCGCACGCGCTGTGGGTGGCGCTGCTTTCGTTCGGGCTGGCGCGCGAGGCGCCCCTCCCGGACATGATCACCAAGTTCGCGGAACGGCCGTACGGCGAGCTGGCCTTCTGGATCCTGGCGCTCGCCGCCCTGCCCCTGGTGGAGGAGTTCGCGTTCCGCGGATGGATCCAGCGGCCGCTGGAACGCGTGATGGGTGCCGACGCGGCCATCCCCGCGTCGGCCCTGCTGTTCTCGCTGATGCACATGCAAGCCGACGCGTTCCCCGTGCGGCTGGCGGGCGGCCTGGTGCTGGGGTACGCCGTGTTCGCCAGCCGGTCGCTCTGGGCCGGGCTGGTGCTTCACGCGGCGTGGAACGCGGGCGTGCTCGCCATTACCCTGCTGGAGTGGCCGCCCGACCCCACCGGCAAGGGATGGGCGTGGGGCGGCCCGGCGGCAGCCATCACCCTGGTGGCGATGGTGTGGTGCGCCTGGTGTGTCAAGAAGATGCAGGACGACGCGGGGCGGCCGCCGCTTGGCCAACCGGCCGCGAGCGGCAGCCCCGTGGCGTCGTCGTGA